The Exiguobacterium mexicanum genome includes a window with the following:
- a CDS encoding L-aspartate oxidase, whose translation MSLQFERVDVLIVGAGLAAVTVALHLPHSLNVLVVSKHEVTSANSDLAQGGIASSYLEPSSVDHERDTLVASKLAAVPDRVYTLVEEGRSAIRDLERFGVVFDREGAEYAVGREGAHGMNRIFHVGGDETGRHVMATLRRQLPDNVTVMEHVLIDSLVKTDDRVTGATGFNGKTRLHVQAGAVVLATGGIGGLIDWTSNCRSVTGDGLVLADEVGARLKNLSRIQFHPTLLAVDSPHLVTEALRGAGATLVDASGRHVMAHHPLGSLAPRDEVARSLTRHDGTVYLDTSRVERIDERFPKLVETCRMYGLDATRIPVRPGLHFHMGGVDVDVDGRTTVAGLYAVGEVADSGVHGKNRLASNSLLECWVFGKRVAAAVTVEEKPFTVNETTVYEVSDDLFSRYRQQIGEWLTISPQIGEIVSFLENTQQLAQTKHVSRQLSEQTLSLKAARLLASAVIRTEDSDEQNRLARTADSIFT comes from the coding sequence ATGTCTTTACAGTTTGAACGGGTCGATGTGTTGATCGTTGGGGCTGGCTTGGCCGCCGTGACGGTGGCACTCCATTTGCCTCATTCATTGAACGTCCTTGTCGTCTCTAAGCATGAAGTGACAAGCGCGAACTCAGATCTGGCCCAAGGCGGGATTGCGAGCTCGTATTTGGAGCCGTCGAGTGTCGACCATGAGCGGGATACGCTCGTCGCCTCGAAACTCGCAGCCGTGCCCGACCGTGTCTATACACTCGTCGAAGAAGGACGGAGCGCGATCCGCGATTTGGAGCGCTTCGGTGTCGTCTTCGACCGGGAGGGTGCTGAGTACGCCGTCGGACGTGAAGGGGCGCATGGCATGAATCGAATCTTTCACGTCGGCGGGGACGAGACCGGACGTCACGTGATGGCTACGCTTCGTCGTCAATTGCCGGATAACGTGACCGTCATGGAACACGTATTGATCGATTCGTTGGTGAAGACCGACGACCGCGTGACCGGGGCGACCGGATTCAACGGAAAGACACGTCTTCACGTCCAGGCCGGAGCCGTCGTCTTGGCGACCGGGGGAATCGGTGGACTCATCGATTGGACGTCGAATTGTCGCTCGGTCACGGGGGACGGGCTCGTCTTGGCGGACGAGGTCGGGGCGAGACTCAAGAACTTGTCTCGTATCCAATTCCACCCGACGTTACTCGCGGTCGATTCGCCCCACCTCGTCACGGAAGCGTTAAGAGGAGCAGGCGCAACGCTCGTCGATGCGTCAGGACGTCACGTGATGGCTCACCATCCACTCGGAAGCCTCGCCCCTAGGGACGAGGTCGCTCGGTCACTCACGCGTCATGACGGCACCGTCTACTTGGATACGAGTCGCGTCGAGCGAATTGATGAACGGTTCCCGAAACTCGTCGAGACGTGCCGGATGTATGGGCTCGACGCGACGCGGATCCCAGTGCGGCCCGGGCTACATTTTCATATGGGCGGTGTGGACGTCGACGTAGACGGGCGGACGACCGTCGCTGGGTTATATGCGGTTGGTGAGGTCGCCGATTCGGGCGTCCACGGGAAAAATCGACTGGCGTCAAATTCGTTACTCGAATGCTGGGTGTTCGGGAAGCGGGTGGCGGCAGCGGTGACGGTGGAGGAGAAGCCGTTCACGGTGAACGAGACGACCGTGTATGAGGTTTCGGATGATCTGTTCAGCCGCTATCGGCAACAGATTGGGGAATGGTTGACAATCTCGCCTCAGATTGGCGAAATCGTAAGTTTCTTAGAAAATACCCAACAACTGGCACAGACGAAACACGTGTCAAGACAATTAAGTGAACAGACGTTGAGTCTGAAAGCGGCACGCCTGTTGGCCAGTGCCGTCATAAGAACGGAGGATTCAGATGAACAAAATCGCCTTGCGCGAACAGCTGACAGCATTTTTACATGA
- a CDS encoding cysteine desulfurase family protein produces the protein MNRYFDYAATHPMTKSALDHYVAMARSVYGNPSSLHTHGYMAEDYLTESRRLLKQALGLDMLRGKLLFTGSGSESNYIALTSLRKRMKGSEVITSWQEHDSVALLLDEWEAEGVIVHRLKLKDGRFDHETFTHLLDRDIGLVTFQHVNSDTGWTLPLHNILCQLKYKKVLFHVDGVQALGKIPVSVDGIDAYSFSAHKVGGPKGVGGLYMERLLPPPYYPGHHQYGIRPGTIDVPGICAFVKAFTDRHEQRTRHERNFLAFRAILKEKTSSYVDWLEFDQQSPAIFSFVSKQRDGQWWMTELDGLGFQVSAGSACRAGQNGPNRMLESLGYETSACHGLVRISFGEDTTVEATTALAEAIVTLARRVGSYEQTLSR, from the coding sequence ATGAACCGTTACTTTGATTATGCGGCGACGCACCCGATGACAAAATCCGCTCTCGACCATTACGTGGCCATGGCACGAAGCGTATACGGTAACCCGTCTTCCCTCCACACGCACGGCTATATGGCGGAAGATTACTTGACCGAATCCCGACGGTTGTTGAAGCAGGCGCTCGGGCTCGACATGCTCCGCGGCAAGCTCCTCTTCACCGGAAGCGGCTCCGAAAGCAACTACATCGCCCTCACGAGTCTCCGGAAGCGCATGAAAGGCAGTGAAGTCATCACGTCGTGGCAAGAGCACGACTCGGTCGCGCTTCTGCTTGACGAGTGGGAAGCAGAAGGCGTGATCGTTCACCGCTTGAAGCTGAAGGACGGACGGTTCGACCACGAGACGTTCACGCATTTGCTCGACCGTGACATCGGGCTCGTCACGTTCCAACACGTCAACTCGGACACCGGATGGACGCTCCCGCTCCACAACATCCTCTGCCAGTTGAAATATAAGAAAGTGTTGTTCCACGTCGACGGCGTCCAGGCGCTCGGCAAGATCCCGGTCTCCGTCGACGGGATTGACGCCTATTCGTTCAGCGCCCATAAAGTCGGGGGCCCGAAAGGCGTCGGCGGCCTCTATATGGAACGGCTGTTGCCACCGCCCTATTATCCGGGACACCATCAATACGGGATCCGTCCCGGCACCATCGACGTGCCCGGCATCTGCGCTTTCGTCAAAGCGTTCACCGACCGTCACGAGCAACGGACACGTCATGAAAGAAATTTCTTGGCGTTTCGTGCTATCTTGAAAGAGAAGACATCGTCTTACGTGGATTGGCTCGAGTTCGACCAGCAAAGCCCCGCCATCTTCTCGTTCGTCTCGAAACAGCGGGACGGGCAATGGTGGATGACCGAACTCGACGGGCTCGGGTTCCAAGTGTCGGCAGGGTCGGCCTGTCGGGCCGGCCAGAACGGACCGAACCGGATGCTCGAGTCGCTCGGCTATGAGACGAGCGCCTGTCACGGGCTCGTCCGCATTTCTTTCGGCGAAGACACGACCGTCGAGGCCACGACGGCACTCGCCGAAGCCATCGTCACTTTAGCAAGGAGAGTTGGATCTTATGAACAAACGCTTAGCCGGTGA
- a CDS encoding transcription repressor NadR, whose translation MNKRLAGEERRRTLLEMIEQSSEPITGSELARRVAVSRQVVVQDLSLLKAKGHQIVATARGYVYLPGEASPSAYTRKIVCRHEAEDMEAEMNAIVDEGVTIRDVIIDHPVYGSLTGQLMVKSRRDVRAFLERVEANQAAPLSHLTGGLHIHTLEADSEDAIDAAVSELERLGVLVSELD comes from the coding sequence ATGAACAAACGCTTAGCCGGTGAAGAACGCCGGCGCACGTTACTGGAAATGATTGAACAGAGTTCCGAGCCGATCACAGGCTCCGAGCTCGCCCGCCGCGTCGCCGTCAGCCGACAAGTCGTCGTCCAAGACTTGTCGCTCTTGAAGGCGAAGGGCCATCAGATCGTCGCGACCGCCCGCGGCTACGTCTATCTACCAGGTGAGGCGTCACCGTCCGCCTATACCCGTAAAATCGTCTGTCGCCACGAGGCCGAGGACATGGAAGCGGAGATGAACGCCATCGTCGACGAGGGCGTCACGATTCGCGACGTCATCATCGACCATCCGGTCTACGGTTCATTGACCGGGCAATTGATGGTGAAGAGCCGTCGCGACGTCCGTGCTTTCCTCGAACGGGTCGAGGCGAACCAAGCCGCCCCGCTGTCGCATTTGACGGGTGGTCTCCACATTCATACGCTCGAGGCCGATAGTGAAGACGCCATTGATGCCGCCGTCTCAGAACTTGAACGGCTCGGCGTCCTCGTCTCCGAGCTCGACTAA
- a CDS encoding DedA family protein — translation MWHFLEQLLLGCGVFSVPLGIFIQLIPNELVLAYGGYLTGSLDTSFLFVFLLAWAAFVISQIVLYGIGRYGGRPVALRLYRSFRISEAKQRRAETWFETYGAWIVCLSVIWRQLFAVSAGVMRLSFRKFLTVTVLIFAVWSFIFVKLGMMLGDNWRHIGEVTHGFLPYVGIGIGLFFLIRYIRANPRLFKKSA, via the coding sequence ATGTGGCACTTTCTCGAGCAACTGTTGCTCGGGTGTGGCGTTTTTAGCGTCCCGCTCGGCATCTTCATCCAACTCATCCCGAACGAGCTCGTGCTCGCCTACGGCGGCTACCTGACCGGATCTCTCGACACCTCGTTCCTGTTCGTCTTCCTGCTCGCCTGGGCGGCGTTCGTCATCAGTCAAATCGTCTTATATGGGATTGGCCGCTACGGAGGACGCCCTGTCGCCCTTCGCCTCTATCGGTCGTTCCGCATCAGCGAGGCGAAGCAACGCCGGGCCGAGACTTGGTTCGAGACGTACGGCGCTTGGATCGTCTGTCTGAGCGTCATTTGGCGCCAACTGTTCGCCGTCAGCGCCGGGGTCATGCGGTTATCGTTCCGGAAGTTTTTGACGGTGACCGTCCTCATCTTCGCCGTTTGGTCGTTCATCTTCGTCAAACTCGGGATGATGCTCGGCGACAATTGGCGTCACATCGGTGAAGTCACACACGGGTTCTTGCCGTACGTCGGCATCGGCATCGGGCTGTTCTTTCTCATCCGCTATATCCGTGCGAATCCGCGCCTATTCAAAAAGTCAGCCTGA